The Alnus glutinosa chromosome 3, dhAlnGlut1.1, whole genome shotgun sequence nucleotide sequence CCAACTCCGAGCGCTAGTTTAGGAGATGCCTATCCtccaatttaatttaattattaactAAAAGTTTAAGCTCACAGTTGTAAGAAATGTTCatgcttttaaaataagtagtgGCTTAACATAAATGATTGTATGCGTGCATGTTTATtgtctcacacacacacacacacacacacacacacacacacacacacacacacacacacacacacacacacacacacacatatatatatatatatatatatatatatatatatatatatatatatatatcctatttttttcaaaagatgacTGAATTTTCTTTGTCTCTAatattccttatatatatatatatatatatatataagagtctCAATTAGAAGCAGCTGTACCAAATCTTCCACCACTTAAAGTCAAAGACATTCCGTTGATTGACACGAGAAATCAGGAGGACTTGTACGGACTAATATCCAGCATGGTAAAAGAAATCAAGGGCTCCTCAGGGCTTATATGGAACTCAGTTGAAGAGCTTGAGCAATCTGAACTGATCACAGTCGGCCAGGATTTTGCCATCCCAGTGTATCCAATAGGCCCATTTCACAGCTACTTTCCAGCCTCATCAAGTAGCTTACTAACACAAGACCAGAGTTGCCTTTCCTGGCTAAATACACAAGCGCCAAAATCCGTACTCTACGTGAGCTTTGGGAGTATTGCGACACTCAGTGACACAGAGTTTACAGAGATAGCTTGGGGGCTAGCAAGCAGCAACCAACCCTTCTTGTTGGTGGTCCGACCAGGGTTAGTCCGTGGGTCAGAATGGCTTGAAACTTTGCCAAATGGGTTCCTAGAGATGATGAATGGGAGGGGCCACATTGTCAAATGGGCTCCACAGCAGGAAGTGCTGGCTCATGCCGCCACCGGAGGATTTTGGACTCACAATGGGTGGAATTCGACGTTGGAGAGTATATGTGAAGGGGTTCCCATGATTTGTTGGCCTTGTTTCGGTGACCAAAAGGTCAATGCAAGATACGTGAGCCATGTTTGGAAAATTGGGGTGCATTTAGAGAATAGGCTAGAGAGAGGGGCGATAGATAAAGCAATTAGAAAGGTAATGGTGGAGACTGAAGGCGAGGAGATGAGAGACAGAATTGTGCATCTGAAGGAAAAGGTCCATCTTTCTCTAAGGCAAGGGGGTTCTTCACATCAAGCCCTAGAGAGCTTGATTAGTTACATATCTTCCTTCTAGTCGtatcataattatttattgATCGAATAAATTGATTGGTATCTTTGAGCTTACTTTGATCAAAATACTTCAATATTCCAAATATATAGAAGTATCTGATTCTACTTCCCTTCGTACTGATTACCattaaattaagaaattaaaaggatttttatttcttgaatagGGTGCCACGCCCTAAACCGAACTGTATGAGCCCGAAATTcaatttgctattttttttttccctaaaaaaaaagaagggtaaaATCAGTCTATAGTTGTGCCTATTTGCAATAAACTCTATAAGATTTAAAAAGTGACTTAAACCAAACTACTGAAGGACTCCATCGAGCAATACCCAGTTTCTACACGactctatttttcttcttctattttttacaaatttataaCTTGAAACAACTCGAGCTCTCTAATTTTCTgtatgaaagaaaagataaacacgtagaaaaattaagataatagtgaaaataataaattggagagaaatttttttacatCTATGACCTATATCTACAGGATTAAACTCTAAGACTACTTTATATTCTTACtgcttaatttcaaaaaaaaaaatttatatgtatTCTTATTGTTTGATCTTTTCTTAATACATTAAACTTTTATTTATATGATAGTTTAGTAGATAAATATGGTAatcattgatttgattaccatcaaataattacaataatttttttttaaaaaaaaattcttaatacATAGCgaatatattttctaacatATACACCACATACATACGTGTGTGTGATCTTTTGAAGAATCTTCACTCCTGTTTTGTTTAGCTCCTCTAGGCTCTGATCTCTATGGCCAGGAGACTTAATTTGTTAGTACAATATGTCTGAATTGTACTAGAGTTTGTCAACTTTACAACCCATCTACCCGAACAGTTGAGCACGTGTTTGAATTGGTGGACCCTATAATTATTGAGAATACCTACAATACAGACAGGGATCAAATACAGACAGAGATCCAATCCTGTCTAAAGGGCCTGGTCATTGATGGCCAACCGGCCGGCCGGGACCTCCAAAAAAGTTGTGACAAAaggaaacttttttttctttttttaacagaagAATAAACTTagcattaaaattgaaaaaataccAAGGTAATTCTAAACAGAATCCAGAGATGCAGACGATTTCTAAGCAATAAATTTACAATATAAGCCGGTGGCTCAACCATCCAACAAGAAGATAAATTCTGGTCGACTGCCAATTTTGCTAAACAATGAACAACTACATTTCCTCCCTTTTTAACGAGAACAAATTTGGTAGATGTTAAGTTATAAATGTTATGGGCAATACTTTCTGTAATATATATGGGGATTAATGATATTTGTTCTTTCTCATCATTCTGAACAAAAGGAAACTTCTAACTTtattaatggttgatttaatgctcctgatttaaaaaataattctcaaaaacaataaaaaaaattaactcaatTTAGAGCAAAAGCACAATTGATAAAACAAATTAAGGCTGCCTTATCTTGCACTTTTTGCTAATATTGTtgcttttataaataatttgtgCTCTCAAGTCTCAAATAAGATCGAGGTCTTTGcgtaagaagaaaagaaacgtTATGGAGAAGAAGATAGGCACAGAAATGGAGCAGAGGAAAGGTCGCAGATTAGTACTGTTTCCACTGCCACTACATGGTCATATAAACCCCATGCTTTAGCTTGCAGACATCCTCCACTCCAAAGGCTTCTCCATCACCATCATCCACACGAACTTCAACTCTCCCAACCCTTCTCATTACCCCAACTTCACCTTCCATTCCATCCCCGATGGCTTATCGGAATCCGAAGCCTCTACATCAGATCTTGTGCTTCTTCTCAAACTCCTCAACGCCAAATGTTTAGAGCCTTTCTGGGACTGCTTAGTTAAACTCTTATCCAATGTCTCAGAGGAGCCTATTTCTTGTTTAATCTCAGATGCTATCTTTTACTTCACACAAGCTATAGCTGACAGCCTtaatgtaacgacccaaggaaaagtgctagccacatttgcgctatcaccctaaaaagactagtcaatttgatgcttccttagaatccattataaagctcagtttcacctagtaactaggcaatgtgggacttagcactcatctatctctttataaaccacccactttatgtgggctacttatcttcccaatatgggaccggggtgttacaaactccccctcttAAATTCCTTACGTCCTCGTCAGGGTCACGTTATTCAGctctccagtaccacatgacctggcgttaataggtggctctgataccatttgtaacgacccaaggaaaagcgctagtcacatctgcgctatcacatctgcgctatcactccaaaaagactagtcaatttgatgcttccttagaatccattataaagctcagtttcacctagtaactaggcaatgtgggacttagcactcatctatctctttataaaccacccactctatgtgggttacttatcttcccaatatgggaccggggtgttacacttAAGCTCCCAAGGATTGTTTTAATGACCTTTCCTCCTTTGTTATTTTTGCTGCATTTCCACTTCTCAGGGAAAGGGGATACCTCCCCATACAAAGTATGTTTAGCTATTTCTCTCATATTcagattcaccattgaatttgtataGAGATGTGTATAAGATGTACAAGTATCATTTCCCATATGCATTTCCACTTCTCATGGCTTAATTATATATGGTATTTATTTCAAATCAGATTCTCAATTAGAAAAGCCTGTGGAAGAGCTTCCACCTCTCAAAGTGAAAGACCTTCCAgtgctctaggcttgttatctCGGACTGTAATGTTACGAGTAAAGCCGAACGTCGACTCAAGGCGTCTACCACCTTGTTCTATTTTCCCGACTTGTGCTTCAACTCAAAAGTAAACTTCTGCATGAAAGCAATCCATCGGGCATGCATCCGAATCAAAGTATTTTGCGTGTTGACGAACTTCAGAGCTTGGTGATCACTATATAGAACAAATTCTCGATGAATCAGATAGTGTTCCCAATGCTTCAGGGCTTGGATCACTGCGTAAAACTCGAGCTCATAGGTCGTCCACTTCCGCCGAGCTTCattcaacttttcactgaaGAACTCTATTGGCCGACCTTCCTGGGACAATACTGCTCCAATCCCTACAATGGAAGCATCACAGTCTACTTCAAATAACTTCTTGAAGTCGGGCAAAGCTAGGACTAGCGCTGTCGAGAGTCGCTCTTTGATCTCGGCAAAACTGACCTTCTGCTCGTCTCCCCATCGAAATGCCCTTTCTTCAAACACTCTGTAATTGGAGCTACCAAGCTGCTGAAATGCCTAATGAATCTTCGGTAAAAAGTTGCCAAGCCATGGAAGCTTTGGACTTGTTCGACCGTAGTGGGCGTCGGCCATTCCCGAATGACTCGGACCTTCTCCTCATCTACTTATATGCCCTTGGCACCTACAATAAATCCGAGGAAGAGCAACTTGGCCGTGAGGAAAGTGCATTTCTTCAGATTAAGGTATAGCTTGTTGTCCCTCAGCACACTCAAAACTTCTCGGACCTACTTTAGGTGCTCCTCGGTATTTTGACtataaatcaaaatattatcaaaataaactaCAACGAATTTACCGATGAAAGGCTTCAACACTTGGTTCATTACCCGCATGAATGTGCTCGGTGCATTCGAGAGCCCAAATGGCATCACTAGCCATTCATACAGACCCTCCTTCGTCTTGAACACTGTCTTCCATTCGTCCCTAGGTCTGATCCGAATTTGGTGATAGTTGCTGCGTAGGTCAAGTTTTGAAAAGACCTTTGCCCCTGCAAACATATCGAGCATATCATATAGCCTCGGAATGGGGAATCGATACTTCACTGTGAttttgttgatggctcggctgTCAATACACATCCTCCAGCTTCCATCCTTCTTTGGAATCAGTAACGCCGGCACAGCGCAAGGACTCAAGCTCTCCTTGATCAGACCCTTTCGGATCAGCTCCTCTACTTGCTCTCGGAGGATCTTATGCTCTTCAGGACTCATCAGATAGTGGGGGAGGTTAGGAAGACTTGCTCCCGGCACTAAGTCAATCTGGTACTGAATGTCCCTCATGGGAGGTAACTCGTTCGGTAATTCAGCTGGCATGAGATCCCCATACTCATCCAACATCGGCCGAATTAACTTAGGAATATCTGCCTTTGACTCCGACTTTACACCCTTAACTACCATAGTTAGTATTGTCTCGGCAGTTTTCAATTCCTGCATAAACTCTATTTCTGCGAGGGTAAAGAAAGGCGGTTTGCTTGTCGTGGTACGACTTTGAGGTGTGTTATTTGTCCCGGCTGGTACTAATATAATCTTCTTCCCGTGCCACCAAAAGAGGTAGAAATTGTCCCGACCCTTATACGTGGCGTTTACATCGTACTGCCACGGTAGTCCCAACAAGACATGGCAGGCATCCATGTCTACAATATCGCACTTAACCTCATATCGGTACGACTTCCCGATTGAGAAAGACACTCGGCAAGTGTTCGTGACTCTCGTCTCAGTTCCTTTCTTGATCCAACTGATCTTGTAGGGGCTTGGGTGCTTCTCGGTTTTTAGTTGCAAAGTGTCAACTAATTTCCGAGAGACAATATTCTCGCAGCTCCCACTATCTATAATCAAATTGCATACCTTCTGATTGATTGTACATCAGGTTTTGAAGATGTTGTGCCGCTGCGTCGGTTCTTCAAGCTTCGAAGCTAGCAGCCCTCTCTGGACTATGCAATTGACGAACTCTCCATTGTCACCTTCGGTGAATTCTCCTCCATATTCACGGAGTTTGTCCTCCTCAGTCTCTACCGAATCCTTTGGTAAGACTCCTTCTGCCGATTCCAACATATTTACTTGACTTCGGCTTGGGCATTCATTGGATCGGTGACCTGGTTGACCACACCTGAAACATTTACCGAGAATAAGCTTGGCATACGTGTTATTACTATTGTCGCCAACTCCCTTTTCCCGAGGGGAAAGGACACTCCTTTAGCTGCCTGGGTGTTACAGCTCTCCCCCTGAAATTGCCAGGGCTGTGAGCTTTGTTGAGGGTTTGGTACAATCGTCGATTCTCCCTTTTTCTTGGTCTGCCTAAAAGCTTGTGACCGACCCGAGTGTCGTGCCATCTGCGACTCAATCTTCATAGCTAGGTTCACAGCCTCGGACAAAGTCCACACCGTATGTAATGAAACTTGATCTTGCATGGCCATGTGCAACCACCAATATATCGAGCTACTTGCTGCCCCTCTGTCTCGGATAGATTGTTCCGAGAGTCCAATCGATAGAACTCCTCAGTATAATCCGTAACTGTCTGAGTTCCCTGTCGGCAATTTTGGAACTGCTGGTATAATATTTGCTCATAGTCTGGGGTAAGAACCGAGCCTTCATTAACTTCTTCATTTTTAACCATGTCCGAACCGGTTGTTTTCCTTGCCTCCTCCGGTTGCTCTGCGTTTGATCCCACCAGGCGGATGCCCCTCCACGCAACTTGTACGCCACCAATTTCACCTCTGGAGTCTGCATATAGTCAAAAAAATTCTCTACCTCGAGAATCCAATCAAGGAAGTTCTCGATGTGGAGATGACCGTTAAAATTAGGGAGGCCAATTTTTACCAGGAAACTGTGGGCATTTTCTGGCCTTCTTCTATCGCCTTTTCCTTCCTAGAGGTGGTCTTCTTCCTCACTAGATGACTCTGCGAAAGGGTTGATGCCTTCGTCGAGGTCCAGGGCCACGTTCTCCGCCGGGATGGCCAGGAGCCCCTTCGTAGACTCGATTCCGGGGTGGTCCATGGTTCCTGTTGCCATCAACTCCAAGTCCAGCAACGTCCTGCTGTAACGCTTCAAGTGTGTGTTCCATACGGAGAAGTTACTGATCTCGGGCGTCTATGGCTGCCCAGAGGGCCTGCACTCCACGTTCTTCGTCGTCGAAGTGGTTGCCGTCGTTTCCGTCTCTTGTCACCAGACTAAGGTAgtcaaggctctgataccaattgacttAGCGCAGGCGGAAAGGATAAATAGTGAAGAGAAACTTTGTTCTCAAACACAACTATCAACTCACAAGTTGAAGGGAATAACTTCAATTCAATAATTTTCTATAATAATGCAGTTCTTACATTGTCTCCTCCTTTATAGCAAAACCCTAAAAGCttataaaagaattaattaatattaaaagatATCATCAAATCTTCATTAATGAAGGAGATTTGATGGGCAAGGTAATCCCtcgatttaaaaaaaagagaaagaaagacgTGGCcgttaataaataaaatatggaaagtCAACAAAATCTCCATGAAATCAGCAATGGAATCTTCTAGGAAATCCTAGGAAATCCGTATGGCTGCTTCTCTCCAGAAATCCCGGTCTTCGTCTGTTTCGCCAGCAAAAGTATTCGGTTTGGATTCACTGAGCTGGGTCTCGGCTCTTTATTGAGACGACATTATCAACCTGCTGAGGCGCCCCAGAATCCCCCATCTCGGACAATATCCAAGATATGACAATGAATGCTCCGAGGTGCTCTAGAATCGCCATCTCGGACAATGTTCGAGATGATACAATGAATGCTCCGAGGCGCCTCCTCGGGTTGTTCTACATCACACCCTCTAGGGCTCTCGGCCATATAAGGactttgttttcctttaaattggATTGAATAATTTCTTTCAATGCAGTCACgttataaaattgtcatgtatttctaagcatgtgagaaactcatttttttaatagaattttctCTAGCTTTactaatgctattaaaaaaacatgtttatCACTTGCTTAATTAACAGATAATTGACAATTTTATAAGTGAATTGGAAGAACTTCTTGCAACCTAGTTTGGTGGAAACTTTTGTACTATAATTGGGGCTTTTTATGGGCTTACTAAGCTTAGTTATAGAGTTGCATTTTGTGGTCTTATAACTCTTATGTTGTGCTTATAAGTATTGGCATTTATGAACAAAATTTTCAAGCCAATGTAATTTCAATATGCTTGATAGAATTGTTTGACAAGGAAAGACATATTTATTCCATTTATATAAtgtttttgaattaattaattcagCCACCCAGAAAATATATGGCAGGCTACACATATgcgtcttttctttttttttttaaaaaaaaaaaaaaaaaaaactttacaattataaaataaagcaTTTCAAAAGATGTATTAATAGAGggttttgctttcaaaagcagaaaaacacTTAGGAGAAGCCGGTTCTAGGCTTCACCCCTTAGAAAACAGATATGAGAGAATGAGGGAGCAAATTTACTCCTTCCCAGGGGCGGACCCACATGTATGCTGGAGGGGACGAATGTCcccccaaaagttttaaaattccctttaaaatttgtaaatttataaatttggtggtaattaccttttcccccatgaactactaaaaaatgcgcgatgctcccatgaactactaactcgaccaaaatagagcattcaactaccaaagacaaccattttccccccttccgtcagtcgacgagtcacgtgaccgtcacgtgccgttttacatgggggcagatggaaaatggtggtagttcatgggggaaaataggaagaaaataaaaataaaacagcattttatttttatttttttttatcaattgagggcatttttatcttttaatcaaaattaacgtccaAAATCGGCATATTCCGTCCATGTAAACGGGTCTGACTGATGAAAGGGGGCAAAATgggtaaagttggtagttggatgctctattttggtcgagttggtagttcatgggggcatcgcgcattttttggtagttcatgggtggaaaaggtaattactccgTAAATTTGTCctcctaaaatattttttttgtcccccctaatttttttttttatatgttttgaccCCTCTTTTATTTTGACAAGCCAAAAATATCCTTGATTTGTACCGTTAGCTTCTAACCAAAATCCAAACttagtttcctttttttgtACTGCGATTGTCTAAGCTCACAAGTCACAAATCACAAGCCTGTGAAGCCTGCACCAGC carries:
- the LOC133864864 gene encoding UDP-glycosyltransferase 76B1-like; amino-acid sequence: MENPRAKYGSAQQRKGRGRGVVLFPLPLQGHINPMLQLANILYSKGFSITIIHTHFNSPNSSNYPSFTFYSIPDGLSESEASTADVIELVTLLNVNCVTPFRDCLAKLLSVPLEEPIACIITDTVWHFTQAVADSFNLPRIVLRTSNVASFLGFACFPFLREMGYLPIQESQLEAAVPNLPPLKVKDIPLIDTRNQEDLYGLISSMVKEIKGSSGLIWNSVEELEQSELITVGQDFAIPVYPIGPFHSYFPASSSSLLTQDQSCLSWLNTQAPKSVLYVSFGSIATLSDTEFTEIAWGLASSNQPFLLVVRPGLVRGSEWLETLPNGFLEMMNGRGHIVKWAPQQEVLAHAATGGFWTHNGWNSTLESICEGVPMICWPCFGDQKVNARYVSHVWKIGVHLENRLERGAIDKAIRKVMVETEGEEMRDRIVHLKEKVHLSLRQGGSSHQALESLISYISSF